From the genome of Branchiostoma floridae strain S238N-H82 chromosome 8, Bfl_VNyyK, whole genome shotgun sequence:
TCTCCATTGTCATTGAAGCACGACTTGTTAAGATGATTAGAATTGCACAGTGGGGAATGTGGACTACGATGTGGCAGATTGATTTTGAATCTAGGAAAAGCTTTTTTTATGTTTGGCTTGCATATGCAATATCAGATTTATTCTTTGTCAACTTTGAATAAAACATACTGTTAGAGACTCATTTGTGGTCGTTTTGGGATTTGAAGAATTTTTCAACCGACGAATACATAACTTCACAAAACAATTGAATCCAGAACTGTTACTTTTTGTCATGCAATCAATTGTCTGATCCAATGAAATATAAATCAAGGGGTGACCAGGGGTTACTTAACGCGTGCTTGTAGCTGGTAATTTTTCCAATAtgcctttctcacgcggcggccatgatagatcgaaaacgaggtcaatgaggcaaacaaaagcagttcaaccaatgatagcatggcattTAGGAAATAGAGTAATAAGAGTATGGCTGCAtgttcaaatatttgcattattatgtttttattttgcatctcttaagggactatagggtcagtctacgctactcttAATTGCGACATCTTTCGGTTCGTAACACAATATTTATTGTTTGATCttgtattgtgaaaatttgtgtggtttggggaaaaCTAATTGAGACGTGATTTTAAAAATAtgctttgtctgtttgcctcattgacattgacatagtctttgatctatcatggccgccgcgtgctAAAGGTACCTGGGAGAGGAATGAAGACCCAAATCCCGAACCAGAATTCACGACGTATGATCATGACTTTGATTACAGGGATCACCACTCTAATGCCACAGATGATGTAGATCTCATAACATGGGACTGGAATAATCAGATATTCGCTGAAACTGATTTCCCAGCAAGCCATGAGGAAGAACGGTAGCCTTCGAAGGGTGAAGCGCGAGTTGAGCCGTATGGAGTAGATCGCGGTGCCGCAGTTGGTCGGGATGACTGTCTGAAGGGACACCGTCTGCCTCATCTCCATATACCGGTACTGGAATTGGCGTAGGTAGCGCTCGTTGTACGAAGGGAAGCCGGAGAGATCACCGAGTTGAATCTCGTTGGGTAATTCAGAAGCTGCAAagaatacattttacatttatgtGAGACACAGCAAAGTACTCtacaaaatgtttgtatgtCAACAATGATCCTACAGCTGTTTAGCTTTCAATAGAAGTAATGGTCACGCAAGTAGTAAGAATGAGATCAAAATATCATTCATGTCAGTTTGTAATTAAAACATGGCTCTACGGTACTATTTATCAAATTAAAGTATTTGGAATTCAGTTAGATACATAGACTGAATATTGGGAGTATTGGTCATTTGGAAGCTATTTCAGATCAATCAAAGCCTCAGTCATAACAGAACATAATAACTATCATTAAAAATAAACGCTCCAGCAATTCTTATTGAGTCATTTCTTCAAAATCAGGCTTGGGATGGGGGCAGTGAAATGCCCAAAAAACTTGGAATACAAAAAACAATTACTGGTTCACCATCCGGTCATTCTAATTTGTCAATTGGAAGTCAGATGCACAGaccataatgaatgaatgagagcaACGTTTCAATGACACTATACCATTTGGATCAAAGTCTTCTAGCAGGATGCTGGTTTCCTCGTCTTCCGGTGATTCCTGGTACGTCAGGACCCACTTGTCCTTGAAGCCGTTGACTGTGTCTGTCACGGCACCCTCCATGGTAGAGAGTGCGGTATTACTTTGACCCTGCAGTTCCTCATTATATACAAACCTGAACTGATCTACATAAAGTTCGGATGCCATGTCTCCAGACACTGAAGACATGAAGTTGTCCATTGCCATATTCAAGAATGATGATGAGTACCCTAAAATTAGAGACATATAATTAGCATcttctatacatacatgtatatgtagtaagCCCTACACAAGCCCGTTCCTTAAGGTGAATATAGGGCTTTGTCACTGAGTGTGATCAGAACATACACCTTAGAGCTGGCAATAGAAACTTAGAATATGATATGGTGAAATTGGTGACTAAACCAACCATcgatatatttcataatggcCAAAAATGGCAAATCAGTGATTTGCTCTTATGTCCAGCATGGaacaaatgaaaacatataCGTTTTATGTGGCTTCTACAGAGTAAAAATCTACatatatgtttttttatatatcattttactATTAACATTTTTAACATTTCCCTGGTCTTCATTTTAAGATTTCATTGCTGATAAAAAGTAtgttaaatttgaaaacatttttagtaTGGAATGTAAAATCCTACCAGCAACTTTCATCTCCAAAACGTCATAGCCCATAAACACCTAAAAGGTTAATGTTAACATTCAATATTACAATCATATTCTAAAATAATATACAAGCCTTTGTATATGTTTTATCTAAAGTGAACAAGGCTAGTATCAAATGAATGATATTACATTGAAAGCAAAGGTATTAAATCATGTAAAATACCTTCATAAGGAGCTATAGCACCCATGTCGGGATCTGGGCAATCTAGATGagacaaaatgaatgaaattttttttttatgatattaaGATAACAGCTGTCAAATTTTAAACAGATATATAGATAAAAGAATTCATAGAGAGAGAAAAGGTTAATCATATATAATGGTACAAAGTAATTATTCAAATTGAGACAGACTTGGTCTGTAAGTCATTTAAATTtagtttacaaaatgtacaatcaaccatggcaaccatatatTGCAATGAATCATACATATCTTTGAATGAGTCTTCCATTGCTTTCCCGTCGATGCTAGAAATTGCTTACACAGTAAAACATTGCATCCAATTGTAGTTGTAGTTACATTGCATGCCATGATTGGATCTGATATATAATTTGATTGGCTGTCAATTATTATATTTTGGTACCTGGAAGTGGCTGCACTGCCCACACAGGGAAAGCGGTGATCCACCAATACCTGACCCAGTAGGTGATTTGTATAAACAGCAGCTTGACGTAGATTCTTGTAATCAGAATCCACTCACAAACAGGTTCACCTATCCAGAACCAGGTTTGAGAATAGCAAACTACGGGGACAATGATGACCGCTTCGCACTCTATTGTAACACAGGCCACGAGAACCAGGGGTACCTTAACTAGACTGAAATACGCATTCAGCTGAATTTCGGTTATGATTTCGCAATCTGGGATGAAGTCTGGTATGTATATAGTAAGCTTCAATGCTGCATAACGCTGTTTCAAGAGGTACAGTTTATCTTTCAGTTCATAGCTATAAGAGACACCCGAGAAGTCTAGGTCCTCTGGCAGCATCCCTGTATCAAGGGAAAACAAAGCAGTACATTGAGGATATGAGTGAGCGGTATCAAATGTTGGCCCTAGCACAATACATTGTGACTAGAATATCCCTCACTAAACATGGTTGATGTCAAAACAATGATCACACATCTAATAAAGTATCACAATACGGTTATTCTAAATTCTCTATCAAGCAAATAAAACCACACAAACCTGGAACCTAAAGTACAAGTTCTATTAATCAGTGTCAACATGCAGTGTAAAACTAATGGATGTATTCAATCTTGTAGCTTTTTATATATATTCCAAGAGTGGCATGGACTATCAATGCAAGTCATCATGAAGTATCTTCCATTTACAGTAAGTTAAAATCTTGTCCGAAATATTGCAGTGTATAGAGCCCCGTGCGTCTATCGTTGTTTCTTTATGTGGGACCAAgcagttctacatgtatatggactATATAGCATGTGTTTGCATTTAACTGTCCTACTCTTTCCCATTGTGCTAAATAGAGAGAGTAGGATCACCATGATTCACCCAGGATTTGAACTCGTGACCTCCCGATCACTCTACCCACCAGGCCGCCACAAGATCGTCTAAGTCTATTCTACTACAAGTATTTGCTGCCCTTGAAACCTACATTTCCTCTACAAAACGGCTCTACAGTTAAACCACTTAATTCAGTCTATACTGTAGCTGCCAATCTGTTACTGAATAGTACGTAGACTATAGACCTCTGAACCCCTAGTTCCAAACCTATATGTCAAGTTTAACTTATGTTTTACTCAAGAAGGTTTGCCTTTATGATTTAATATTGCTATTTCAGTTGAAGTAAACAATTTGAGTTAATTATGTGTaggagaagtgtaaatgtatgtatgtgttggcacccaatatcagctaagctgcctAGGTCTGACTTGTATTGCATGTCTGCTATATCTCAATAAATCGAATTAAATTAGGCTATTGCATCGATGCACATGTACCTGTCGCGGGGTCAAAGTCTTGAAGAAGAATGGCCAGTTCGTAGCCAGTCTCAGAGTCGGTGTACTGCAGGACCCAGACGTCATTCATAGCTTTGATGGTGTCCGTGAGATCTCCTGTCATGCCTGACAGATTCTCTCCGTCTTGGTAACTCAACTTCTCAAACTGTTCTTTGACCTCATCGAATTTTACCTCACCGGCATTCGGATCGGATCGATAGTACATCAGAGCTTCGTACATGGCTTCATAGTCGAAAGCTGTCAGACAGAAATATAGAATCTGTTTTCTCCCAAATTGACTGTACGTCTTTTTCATAAAGTATATGCCATCATAATGATATCACATTCCATTCTGTTGCTTCTTTCAAAAATATTAGTTGAAATGAAGGTTCTAAATGCCATTCAGTTAGCAccaaacatgtcaaaatgtaAGTGTAAAGCAAATCTAAATACAAGTAGATCCCGAGGTAATTTTGAATCATCTTTTGTACTCATACGTATACATAGATGTTCATCACTTTAAATTTTcgtggtgtttttttttgttttgttctcgGACTGTCATTCCcatttcagactttgaaagattTAGCCCCTGGACATCAATATTATTTCACATATCTTAGGCACATATGACATGGGTTCACACAGTGACTGGCATGGAtaaatatgatatcatatagAGAGGTCAAAAGTTACAACAGGACTATGAAAAAGAACATTCTGAAGCAAGAAAGGATACAATTGttcatacaacatgtaaaagACACTACATTTTGTTCTGCTAGTTGTGCAGGCTATACATACTCTGTACAAGCCATTTAATGTGGAATTAATATTTATTGgatttaaaataaaataacacaGAGCTGTAATTCAGTTCTCCACTGCGTATCATTGTCTATATACCTACATTTGGATTATGACAATTGTGTAAATGTTTCCCCTGTCATCAAATATTTATAATGCAATTGATGGtaattgtatgtacatacaataaGAAGGGGACAGATAACATAATCATGTGTACCTTAAGATTAGAAATATTAAAGTATTCACATCATAGTATCAGTATTTAGTATTTGTAAACATAATAGCTAAACTATAACCTTGTACCTCTGTCGCTTGGTATGGTTGCCATCACGGGCAGTCCACAACCTAATGTGTTGGAAAAAGAAGTCCTTAGCGAATAGAATAATTTGTTTCAACGGTATCAATCTAGAAATATATCGACATTAACAACAACAGTTAAGAAACACACAACAGTTTGTGAATGTTACATAGATATACTTCAGTCTGCTAAGTAAGCTTAAAAAACAATTGATTTCAAATCACTATTAACAAAAGATTGTGTTTTCTTGAAGAACACTGATGCTATTTCCCTTAATATAGCACGTATAATATTCAAAGTTTTATGCATCTATTTACTAATATGTAAATGAATTATCAATGTACAATGTCTTGATAGCAATCTGTGTATGCGCCTACATGTGGCACATGGAGTCAACAAAATAGTCACAAATTTATCAGTGAAACTTTTGCTTTTTTTACATGGttcgtacatgtacaaggacagTATTTTCTATACAACGCCCTTTGTATTGGATCCAACACCTGTTGGATATGAAAAAGTTTGAGGTTATGTGGTGGCGTACCATGCTCATCTGTTGAAGGTGGTGGGTCCGTCATGGGACATGGTGTTGGAGTAGGAGTAGGAGGCTCTGTAAGCTCTGTACCGATTGGCGGAGAAAATAAATTACATCAAACACCCAAAGCAAAGCAGTTTCTGCATATTTCTTACGTAAAACCATCAGGAAAAGCACATTTGTTGTCATTTGTTTTCCCATTTCAAGACGAAAGTCAAGAGGACTTTAACACTAGACCACTTTTGGACCATTAACATTCACATTATAATTTCTTTTACCCatggaagagaaaaaaaatcaattacaTTACACTTATATGTGTGTCTTTTAAGGAAAATTATGTTTACTGCCCATCTAGCTCACCACTAGAGCCATTGTTGTTTGAAAAATAATAAGGAATGCATAAAACAAAGGTGTGTCAAATACATGATAAAGATGACATTCAAAAGATAATCATACCGATTGATATTGTTGCAGCACAAATTTACTTGATTTTATTACTCTGTTGTTTCCAGTAATAAAATGATTCCCCCAGAACATTCCAGTCACGAACATTGCATATCATTGCAGGCTTTTAACATCTTAAGAATGTATAAAACAAATGTGTCAAATACAGTGTAAAGATGCCATTTATAAGATGATCATGCAGATTGGTACAACATACATTTTGGTTGCCTTTATCATATGTCCCTTCCAGCAATATGATATTTCTCCACACATTATTCTACTGGTCACTGCAACACTGCTTAACATAAGGAATGGATAGAATCTTTTGTCTAAGACATGATGAATATGTCATTCATAAGGTAATCCTACCAATTATTGTTTGTTGCCTctattattgttttgttttctcaccTCACCGCAACTTTTGTTTttagtaatgaaataatttccaaATATCATTCAAGTGACCAACATAGCTAATCATAGTTAAGATAAGGAAtggataaaacaaatatttgtaaataaaacacattactaattgattcgATTAATTTTGCTGTTTTAGGTATACAAAATTTCCCCCTCACTTACAGCATTCAACCACGCCAACATTGCTTATCGTGGTTGGGGCATTCCTGATAAGTACCTTCTTTACAACAGCATTCCCTGCCGTCGTCACAGTAGCA
Proteins encoded in this window:
- the LOC118421508 gene encoding uncharacterized protein LOC118421508, translating into MTDPPPSTDEHGCGLPVMATIPSDRAFDYEAMYEALMYYRSDPNAGEVKFDEVKEQFEKLSYQDGENLSGMTGDLTDTIKAMNDVWVLQYTDSETGYELAILLQDFDPATGMLPEDLDFSGVSYSYELKDKLYLLKQRYAALKLTIYIPDFIPDCEIITEIQLNAYFSLVKVPLVLVACVTIECEAVIIVPVVCYSQTWFWIGEPVCEWILITRIYVKLLFIQITYWVRYWWITAFPVWAVQPLPDCPDPDMGAIAPYEGYSSSFLNMAMDNFMSSVSGDMASELYVDQFRFVYNEELQGQSNTALSTMEGAVTDTVNGFKDKWVLTYQESPEDEETSILLEDFDPNASELPNEIQLGDLSGFPSYNERYLRQFQYRYMEMRQTVSLQTVIPTNCGTAIYSIRLNSRFTLRRLPFFLMACWEISFSEYLIIPVPCYEIYIICGIRVVIPVIKVMIIRREFWFGIWVFIPLPACPWPPAPNPGSVIAFGSPTGLSHLDTCTYRCLPGFQKCKGLNTLVCWKGQWRPQQFQLQCAPICPVAPAAGFGAVRVGCIKVPIFGLWLKEVCFYQCLNGWNRWKGSYVRGCRKGIWTGSPLVCLPPWIIWPFRTPCDCKDVLDIDPAAPSGIYMVYPRDRLGGFLVYCDMETDGGGWTVIQRREDGSVNFYLGWDDYKYGFPDDMTGEFWLGNDKINRLTTQKDYALRVDLQASDNTTAFALYNSFSVADEDDKYRLSIGGYSVTSTAGDAMTAQEVGHNLNNLQFSTYDSDNDIWDGNCAERFIGAWWYCACHDSNLNGDYDNDMYGKGVMWKQFKGLHESLPFSEMKIRPTG